One Lemur catta isolate mLemCat1 chromosome 15, mLemCat1.pri, whole genome shotgun sequence genomic window carries:
- the TEN1 gene encoding CST complex subunit TEN1 isoform X2, with protein sequence MMLPKPGIYYLPWEVSAGQVPDGATLRTFGRLCLYDVTQSRAKLTAQHGSDQHELLVCTKLVEPFQAQEGSLYIVLGELEPQEDGGPMVKARVLTCVEGMNLPLLEQAIQEQRRYQQERGSGPQEMAAPTSTPDGCS encoded by the exons ATGATGCTGCCAAAGCCTGGGATCTATTACCTCCCCTGGGAGGTCAGTGCTGGCCAAGTTCCTGACGGGGCCACGCTGAGAACATTCGGCAG GCTGTGCCTCTACGATGTGACCCAGTCCAGAGCAAAGCTGACGGCCCAGCATGGTTCCGATCAGCACGAACTTCTGGTCTGTACCAAGTTGGTGGAGCCATTCCAAGCCCAGGAGGGCTCTCTGTACATTGTGCTGGGGGAGCTCGAGCCCCAGGAGG ATGGAGGCCCCATGGTGAAGGCCCGAGTGCTGACCTGTGTGGAAGGGATGAATCTGCCCCTGTTAGAGCAAGCCATCCAGGAGCAGAGGCGGTACCAGCAAGAGCGGGGCAGCGGCCCACAGGAAATGGCAGCCCCTACCAGCACCCCCGACGGCTGCTCCTGA
- the TEN1 gene encoding CST complex subunit TEN1 isoform X1 produces the protein MMLPKPGIYYLPWEVSAGQVPDGATLRTFGRLCLYDVTQSRAKLTAQHGSDQHELLVCTKLVEPFQAQEGSLYIVLGELEPQEAHQFKESWETDMIPLIVDLPCGAKSTRGTVGKKEERETTHCSRPTMHQGWRQGVCLDLFELAHHPFVIKPLSSQSPCPRD, from the exons ATGATGCTGCCAAAGCCTGGGATCTATTACCTCCCCTGGGAGGTCAGTGCTGGCCAAGTTCCTGACGGGGCCACGCTGAGAACATTCGGCAG GCTGTGCCTCTACGATGTGACCCAGTCCAGAGCAAAGCTGACGGCCCAGCATGGTTCCGATCAGCACGAACTTCTGGTCTGTACCAAGTTGGTGGAGCCATTCCAAGCCCAGGAGGGCTCTCTGTACATTGTGCTGGGGGAGCTCGAGCCCCAGGAGG CCCATCAATTCAAGGAATCTTGGGAAACAGACATGATTCCACTCATAGTGGACCTGCCGTGTGGTGCCAAGTCAACGCGTGGGACAGTGggcaagaaagaggagagagaaaccacTCATTGTTCAAGGCCTACAATGCACCAGGGCTGGCGTCAGGGGGTTTGCTTGGATCTTTTTGAATTGGCTCATCACCCTTTCGT GATTAAACCCTTGAGCtcacagagtccctgccctcGTGATTGA